In a single window of the Acinetobacter tibetensis genome:
- the glnA gene encoding type I glutamate--ammonia ligase, producing MSMANKVLQLIQESGAKWVDFRFTDTKGKEQHVTYPADTIDEDTFEDGKMFDGSSIAGWKGIEASDMILRPDAETGFIDPFFAEPTVVVTCDVIEPSTGQGYDRDPRSIARRAEEYLKSTGIGDTAFFGPEPEFFVFDEVKWEIDMSGARHTLIAEEAAWSTNKDYEGGNSGHRPRVKGGYFPVPPVDSSHDMRAEMCAKIEDIMGPGRVEVHHHEVASCQLEIGVSFNTMVRKADEVQQFKYAVWNVAHQYAKTATFMPKPMVGDNGSGMHVHMSISKDGKNLFAGDEYAGLSEMALYFIGGVIKHARALNAITNPSTNSYKRLVPHFEAPIMLAYSARNRSASIRIPYVSSPKGKRIEARFPDPMMNPYLGFAALLMAGIDGIQNKIHPGEAADKNLYDLPPEEEAKIPTVAHSLDMALEALQADNEFLLKGGVFTKEMLDAYIELKTEEVRRLNTTTHPVEFDMYYSL from the coding sequence ATGAGCATGGCGAACAAGGTCCTTCAACTCATCCAAGAAAGTGGCGCAAAATGGGTCGATTTCCGCTTTACTGATACTAAAGGTAAGGAACAGCACGTAACTTACCCAGCAGATACAATTGATGAAGATACTTTTGAAGACGGTAAAATGTTTGACGGTTCTTCAATTGCTGGTTGGAAAGGTATCGAAGCGTCTGACATGATTTTACGCCCAGATGCTGAAACTGGTTTTATCGACCCGTTCTTCGCTGAGCCTACAGTAGTTGTTACTTGTGATGTCATCGAGCCATCAACTGGTCAAGGTTATGACCGTGACCCACGTTCTATTGCTCGCCGTGCAGAAGAATACCTAAAATCTACAGGTATTGGTGATACTGCATTCTTTGGTCCAGAACCAGAATTTTTTGTATTTGACGAAGTGAAGTGGGAAATCGATATGTCTGGCGCGCGCCATACATTAATCGCTGAAGAAGCTGCTTGGTCAACAAACAAAGACTACGAAGGCGGAAACTCTGGTCACCGTCCACGTGTTAAAGGTGGTTACTTCCCAGTTCCTCCAGTTGATTCTTCACACGATATGCGTGCAGAAATGTGTGCAAAAATTGAAGACATCATGGGCCCAGGTCGTGTAGAAGTACATCACCACGAAGTTGCATCTTGCCAGTTAGAAATTGGTGTGAGCTTCAACACAATGGTTCGTAAAGCAGACGAAGTACAACAGTTCAAGTATGCTGTTTGGAATGTTGCGCACCAATATGCAAAAACTGCAACTTTCATGCCTAAGCCAATGGTTGGTGATAACGGTTCTGGTATGCACGTTCACATGTCTATCTCTAAAGATGGTAAGAACTTGTTTGCTGGTGATGAATACGCTGGTCTTTCAGAAATGGCGCTTTACTTCATTGGTGGTGTGATCAAGCATGCTCGTGCATTGAACGCAATTACAAACCCTTCTACAAACTCGTACAAGCGTTTAGTTCCACACTTCGAAGCTCCGATTATGTTGGCTTACTCAGCACGTAACCGTTCTGCTTCTATCCGTATTCCTTACGTTTCTAGCCCTAAAGGCAAACGTATTGAAGCTCGTTTCCCAGATCCAATGATGAACCCGTACTTAGGTTTTGCAGCATTGTTAATGGCGGGTATCGACGGTATCCAAAACAAGATTCACCCAGGTGAAGCTGCTGACAAGAACTTGTATGACCTTCCTCCAGAAGAAGAAGCAAAAATCCCTACAGTTGCTCATAGCCTAGATATGGCACTTGAAGCACTTCAAGCGGATAACGAATTCTTATTGAAAGGTGGCGTATTCACTAAAGAAATGCTTGATGCGTACATCGAACTTAAAACTGAAGAAGTTCGTCGTCTTAATACGACAACTCACCCAGTTGAATTCGATATGTACTACAGCTTGTAA
- the yddG gene encoding aromatic amino acid DMT transporter YddG, translating to MSHRFATIIGLCAILFWASIVGLLRQVTDGFGPILGICLIYSLSSVILLILFKPPKLHLFPKSYLIFGSILFVAYELCLSLSLAFAQNNQQAVEVSILNYLWPSLTVLLLILTKEQKFHPLVIVGMLLTLFGIIQVQMGSGEFSLNQITQNIALNPISYALALMGAFIWAAYCILTKKIGNGQNAIALFFCLTAVALWLKYLWMGDVQVPELHLQSFIYLAVSAAAFGLGYAAWNIGILHGNIQLLTAASYFTPIISSLIAMQLLDLELSWSFWQGATLVTLGSFLCWWSTRTAS from the coding sequence ATGTCACATCGTTTCGCCACTATAATTGGATTGTGTGCCATTTTGTTCTGGGCTTCTATTGTCGGGTTATTAAGACAAGTTACGGATGGATTCGGTCCAATTTTGGGTATCTGTTTAATTTACAGTTTAAGTTCCGTCATTTTACTGATCTTATTTAAACCACCCAAATTACATTTATTCCCTAAATCTTATCTGATTTTCGGCTCTATTTTGTTTGTTGCTTATGAGTTATGCCTATCACTTTCTTTAGCATTTGCTCAAAACAATCAACAAGCTGTGGAAGTGAGTATTCTGAATTATTTGTGGCCAAGCCTGACCGTTCTACTTTTAATTTTAACCAAAGAGCAAAAGTTCCATCCTTTAGTGATTGTGGGAATGTTACTAACGTTATTTGGCATTATTCAAGTTCAAATGGGAAGTGGCGAGTTTAGTTTAAACCAGATTACACAGAATATTGCGCTTAACCCCATCAGCTACGCTCTAGCATTAATGGGGGCTTTTATTTGGGCAGCGTATTGCATACTCACGAAAAAAATTGGCAATGGTCAGAATGCAATCGCCCTATTTTTTTGCCTAACTGCTGTGGCTTTATGGCTTAAATATCTTTGGATGGGGGATGTTCAAGTTCCTGAACTTCACCTACAAAGTTTTATTTATTTGGCTGTTAGTGCGGCTGCATTTGGATTGGGTTATGCGGCTTGGAACATTGGCATCTTACATGGCAATATTCAATTACTGACAGCCGCCTCTTATTTCACACCGATTATTTCCTCATTAATTGCTATGCAGTTGCTTGATTTAGAGCTGTCATGGTCATTTTGGCAAGGTGCTACTTTGGTCACGTTAGGTTCGTTTTTATGTTGGTGGTCTACTCGTACTGCATCATAA
- a CDS encoding PAAR domain-containing protein produces MATPYITVGCPTTGGGKVISGNSSFLIEGIAVACVGDKATCPLHKVVATIVSGDMHMLVMGKAAARVNDALSCGCKLLPKQNLVQGAN; encoded by the coding sequence ATGGCGACGCCTTATATAACAGTTGGATGTCCAACAACAGGTGGCGGAAAAGTAATTTCTGGCAATTCTAGTTTCTTAATCGAGGGAATTGCCGTTGCTTGTGTTGGAGATAAAGCAACTTGCCCTTTACATAAAGTGGTCGCGACTATTGTATCGGGGGATATGCATATGTTGGTCATGGGTAAGGCGGCTGCGCGGGTCAATGATGCTTTATCTTGTGGTTGCAAGTTATTACCCAAGCAAAATTTGGTGCAAGGTGCGAATTAA